The proteins below are encoded in one region of Nyctibius grandis isolate bNycGra1 chromosome 7, bNycGra1.pri, whole genome shotgun sequence:
- the LOC137665718 gene encoding serum paraoxonase/arylesterase 2 isoform X2, translated as MNKVRNRLNASREIAPVTLPSCRLIKGIETGSEDIDILPNGLAFISSGLKYPGVKSLAPDKPGEMFLMDLNEDNPRAVELRISRGFDLVSFNPHGISTYIDRDDTVYLFVVNHPHQKSTVELFKFVEDDNSLVHLKTIRHDLLTSVNDIVAMGPDSFYATNDHYFSDLILMFLEIFLGLTWSNVVYYSPKEVKEVAAGFYSANGINISPDGKYIYVADIFDHNVHVMEKHANWNLTHVKTLQLDTLVDNLSIDTYTGDIWIGCHPNGMKLFYDNPENLPASEVLRVQNILSEEPAVTRVYADNGSVLQGTSVASVYGGKLLIGTVFHRALYCEL; from the exons AAACTGGTTCAGAAGACATCGACATACTTCCCAATGGACTGGCTTTCATCAGCTCC GGCTTGAAATACCCAGGAGTAAAGAGCCTTGCACCAGACAAGCCAGGTGAAATGTTTTTGATGGATTTGAATGAAGACAATCCCAGAGCAGTGGAACTGAGAATCAGCAGAGGGTTTGATCTGGTGTCATTTAACCCTCATGGAATCAGCACCTACATAGACAGAG acgACACCGTGTATCTCTTTGTTGTGAATCATCCTCATCAGAAGAGTACAGTAGAATTGTTTAAATTTGTAGAAGATGACAATTCTCTTGTACACCTGAAAACCATTCGACATGACCTTCTGACCAG tgtgaatGATATAGTAGCTATGGGACCAGACAGCTTCTATGCTACCAATGACCACTACTTCTCTGACTTAATCTTGATGTTCTTGGAAATATTCTTGGGTTTAACTTGGTCAAATGTTGTTTACTACAGTCCAAAAGAAGTTAAAGAAGTAGCAGCTGGGTTTTATTCAGCCAATGGAATTAACATTTCACCTGACGGAAA GTACATCTATGTTGCAGATATATTTGATCATAATGTCCATGTTATGGAAAAACATGCTAACTGGAATTTAACCCATGTGAAG ACGCTGCAGCTGGACACTCTGGTTGACAACTTGTCTATTGACACTTACACTGGAGACATCTGGATAGGATGTCATCCTAATGGGATGAAGCTGTTCTACGACAATCCTGAAAATCTGCCTGCCTCCGAG GTCCTGCGTGTCCAGAACATCCTCTCGGAGGAGCCTGCTGTGACACGCGTCTACGCTGACAACggctctgtgctgcagggaaCCTCGGTGGCATCTGTCTACGGGGGAAAACTGCTCATCGGCACAGTCTTCCACAGAGCGCTCTACTGTGAGCTGTAG